A genomic segment from Anabas testudineus chromosome 6, fAnaTes1.2, whole genome shotgun sequence encodes:
- the has3 gene encoding hyaluronan synthase 3 produces the protein MPSRCRNILNIVVTTLFAAVVLFTILLAYVTGYQFIHTEQHHLSFGLYGAFLSLHLFLQSLFAFLEHRRMRSPARPQHLRRSVALCIAAYQEDPDYLRKCLRSVRRISFPGLKVVLVVDGNRPEDRYMMDIFQEVMGGAEQAGCMVWKGNFHSDGSGQGGVGGGERSAVHKEEAARVTRLVRSNRYSCIMQEWGGKREVMYTAFKALGDSVDYVQVCDSDTVLDPACTIEMLKILEEDSMVGGVGGDVQILNKYDSWISFLSSVRYWMAFNIERACQSYFGCVQCISGPLGMYRNSLLQRFLEPWYHQTFLGSKCSFGDDRHLTNRVLSFGYKTKFTARSQCQTETPTQYLRWLNQQTRWSKSYFREWLYNALWFHKHSLWMTYESVVTGFFPFFLVATVIHLFYRGRLWNILLFLLTVQLVGMVKATYACFLRGSLVMIFMSLYSLLYMSSLLPAKIFALLTINKAGWGTSGRKKIVVNLIGAVPVTVWAMVLLGGVVYTIYCETQEPFSETEKALLIAGTILYACYWLILLVLYLAIVAKRCNKREEQYHLPYAEA, from the exons ATGCCCTCTCGCTGCAGGAATATCCTGAACATCGTGGTGACCACCCTTTTTGCTGCAGTGGTCCTCTTTACTATCCTGCTGGCCTATGTCACAG gttACCAGTTCATccacactgagcagcaccacCTCTCCTTTGGCCTCTATGGTgccttcctctccctccacctcttccttCAGAGCCTGTTTGCCTTTCTGGAGCATCGGCGCATGAGAAGCCCTGCCCGGCCTCAGCACCTCCGTCGCTCCGTGGCTCTCTGTATTGCCGCCTACCAGGAAGACCCAGACTATCTGAGGAAGTGCTTACGCAGCGTGCGCCGGATCTCCTTCCCTGGCCTGaaggtggtgctggtggtggatGGGAACCGGCCTGAGGACCGCTATATGATGGATATTTTCCAGGAGGTGATGGGCGGGGCTGAGCAGGCCGGCTGTATGGTGTGGAAGGGAAACTTTCACAGTGATGGTAGTGGACAGGGAGGTGTtggaggtggagagaggagcGCAGTGCACAAGGAGGAGGCAGCTCGAGTAACTCGGCTGGTCAGAAGCAATCGCTACTCATGTATCATGCAAGAGTGGGGAGGGAAAAGAGAAGTGATGTATACTGCCTTTAAAGCACTGGGGGACAGTGTGGATTATGTGCAG GTGTGTGACTCAGACACAGTTCTAGACCCAGCATGTACCATAGAAATGCTGAAGATCCTTGAGGAAGATTCAATGGTGGGAGGAGTTGGTGGAGATGTACAG ATTCTCAACAAGTATGACTCGTGGATCTCCTTCCTCAGCAGCGTACGGTACTGGATGGCCTTCAACATTGAGCGGGCCTGCCAGTCATATTTTGGATGTGTCCAATGTATCAGTGGCCCCTTGGGGATGTACAGGAACTCCTTGCTCCAGCGCTTCCTGGAGCCCTGGTACCACCAGACCTTTCTAGGCTCCAAGTGCAGCTTTGGTGATGACCGCCACCTCACCAACCGGGTGCTCAGCTTTGGTTACAAGACGAAATTCACAGCGCGGTCACAGTGCCAGACTGAAACTCCAACACAATATTTGCGTTGGCTCAACCAGCAAACTCGATGGAGCAAGTCCTACTTCCGTGAGTGGCTCTACAATGCCTTGTGGTTCCACAAGCATAGCCTTTGGATGACCTATGAGTCCGTGGTGACAGGCTTCTTCCCGTTCTTCTTGGTTGCCACGGTCATTCATCTCTTCTACCGTGGAAGGCTGTGGAACATTCTGCTCTTCTTATTGACTGTCCAGTTGGTTGGGATGGTTAAGGCCACCTATGCCTGTTTCTTGCGTGGCAGCTTGGTCATGATCTTCATGTCACTCTATTCTTTGCTCTACATGTCCAGCTTGCTCCCTGCCAAAATATTTGCATTGCTAACCATCAACAAGGCTGGATGGGGAACTTCAGGCCGCAAGAAGATTGTGGTCAACTTAATTGGCGCTGTGCCTGTCACAGTGTGGGCAATGGTGCTGCTTGGAGGTGTGGTGTATACAatctactgtgaaacacaggaGCCAttcagtgagacagaaaaagccTTACTGATTGCAGGGACAATACTTTACGCCTGTTACTGGCTCATTCTGCTGGTGCTCTACCTGGCAATTGTAGCCAAACGGTGTaacaagagagaagaacagTATCACCTGCCATATGCAGAGGCATAA